A section of the Myxococcus virescens genome encodes:
- a CDS encoding FUSC family protein: MSPLRHHLQAFLRVEPGRPAYGAGVRAALAVGGPMAVAALLHLPAATWVGMAALFVALVDRGGPYWDRALTMGAMTLLGSVVGLAAALHLPAWAAVLATLFWVTACGFARSYGDTPGLMGVVLANYFVVSLALPAKDVADALLRSGLFLVGGAWAMFLALMLWPLVPYRPARLAIARCYDALADHAEEVGRWPLEGRASAAAGVLPEAPWQARMRQLIEQARTVLASTRMGRAGESGRGEQLLVLVEGADSMMVTLIALTEMLEVAPAVPRYHALRAEVQRALAELAADLRRVRFALEKGTEVSAQPVWSAERVKRALAALGTAGDVPEPVRAGYQYVHTLLDRLRDYSHATVEVAARLEGRAPVPDALALPARRVEAAPRQALLEPLRENLNVRSVIFRHALRLGVAAALATALVGALGLNHGYWVIITVTVVLQPYAGITFQRSLQRIAGTLLGAALAAGLVAVVRDPAIILLAIGVLFAVAMSIQPLSLSAFQVLLTPALVLLAELQSGDWELAGVRIVNTLLGGLIALTGMRLLWPSPEHLRLPEQVAFALRADREYLMAVAAAHSDAEPAVREARRKIGLALLAAEASFQRLLSEWTGPAKDLEPVMALLVYARRFTSAVTTLAASRADPESPRELSEVVRFAGGVLDELAAAMEQQRRPAPMPATVPAGGADALSRAHVERLVRQLTVLHHAAERVPPLRLKEGVRAGRASSPGAAGPR; encoded by the coding sequence ATGAGTCCGCTCCGTCATCACCTCCAGGCCTTCCTCCGCGTGGAGCCGGGCCGTCCCGCGTATGGCGCAGGGGTGCGCGCCGCGCTCGCGGTGGGTGGCCCCATGGCCGTCGCGGCCCTGCTGCACCTTCCTGCGGCCACGTGGGTCGGTATGGCCGCGCTCTTCGTTGCCCTGGTGGACCGGGGCGGGCCCTACTGGGACCGCGCGCTCACCATGGGGGCCATGACGCTCCTGGGCTCCGTGGTGGGCCTGGCCGCGGCGCTGCACCTGCCCGCGTGGGCCGCCGTCCTCGCCACGCTGTTCTGGGTGACGGCGTGTGGCTTCGCCCGCTCGTATGGGGACACGCCCGGGTTGATGGGCGTGGTGCTCGCCAACTACTTCGTGGTGTCGCTCGCGCTTCCCGCCAAGGACGTGGCTGACGCATTGCTGCGCTCCGGCTTGTTCCTGGTGGGCGGCGCGTGGGCCATGTTCCTCGCGCTGATGCTGTGGCCGCTGGTGCCCTACCGGCCCGCGCGCCTGGCCATCGCGCGGTGCTACGACGCGCTGGCGGACCACGCGGAAGAGGTGGGGCGCTGGCCGCTCGAAGGGAGGGCGTCCGCCGCCGCGGGGGTCCTGCCGGAGGCGCCCTGGCAGGCCCGCATGCGTCAGCTCATCGAACAGGCGCGCACCGTGCTGGCCTCCACGCGCATGGGCCGGGCGGGGGAGAGCGGCCGGGGCGAACAGCTGCTGGTGCTGGTCGAAGGCGCGGATTCGATGATGGTGACGCTCATCGCGCTGACGGAGATGCTGGAGGTGGCGCCCGCCGTGCCCCGCTATCACGCGCTCCGAGCGGAGGTGCAGCGCGCGCTGGCGGAGCTGGCCGCGGACCTGCGCCGCGTCCGGTTTGCCCTGGAGAAGGGGACGGAGGTGAGCGCCCAGCCGGTGTGGAGCGCCGAGCGGGTGAAGCGGGCCCTGGCGGCGCTGGGCACTGCGGGCGACGTGCCGGAGCCGGTGCGCGCCGGCTATCAATACGTGCACACGTTGCTGGACCGCCTGCGGGACTATTCCCACGCGACGGTGGAGGTGGCGGCGCGGCTGGAGGGCCGCGCGCCCGTGCCGGACGCCCTGGCGCTGCCCGCGCGGCGGGTGGAGGCGGCGCCGCGGCAGGCCCTCCTGGAGCCGCTGCGGGAGAATCTCAACGTCCGCTCCGTCATCTTCCGTCACGCGCTGCGGCTGGGCGTCGCGGCCGCGCTGGCCACCGCGCTCGTCGGGGCGCTGGGACTGAATCACGGCTACTGGGTCATCATCACCGTCACCGTCGTCCTGCAGCCCTACGCGGGCATCACGTTCCAGCGGAGCCTGCAGCGCATCGCGGGCACGCTGCTGGGCGCGGCGCTGGCCGCGGGACTGGTGGCGGTGGTGAGGGACCCGGCCATCATCCTGCTGGCCATCGGGGTGCTGTTCGCGGTGGCGATGAGCATCCAGCCGCTCAGCCTGTCCGCGTTCCAGGTGCTGCTGACGCCGGCCCTGGTGCTGCTGGCGGAGCTCCAGTCCGGGGACTGGGAGCTGGCCGGGGTGCGCATCGTCAACACGCTGCTGGGCGGACTGATTGCGCTGACGGGGATGCGGCTCTTGTGGCCCAGCCCGGAGCACCTGCGCCTGCCGGAGCAGGTGGCCTTCGCGTTGCGCGCGGACCGCGAATACCTGATGGCGGTGGCCGCCGCGCACTCGGACGCGGAGCCCGCGGTGCGCGAGGCCCGGCGGAAGATAGGCCTGGCGCTGCTGGCGGCGGAGGCGTCCTTCCAGCGGCTGCTGAGCGAGTGGACCGGACCCGCCAAGGACCTGGAGCCGGTGATGGCGCTGCTCGTCTACGCGCGGCGCTTCACGTCGGCGGTGACGACGCTGGCCGCCAGCCGCGCGGACCCGGAGTCCCCCCGGGAGCTCTCCGAGGTGGTGCGCTTCGCCGGGGGCGTGTTGGACGAGCTGGCGGCGGCCATGGAGCAGCAACGCCGGCCCGCGCCCATGCCCGCCACGGTTCCGGCGGGTGGGGCGGATGCGCTGTCGCGCGCGCACGTGGAGCGGCTCGTGCGACAGCTCACCGTGCTGCACCACGCGGCGGAGCGTGTCCCGCCGCTGCGGCTCAAAGAGGGCGTCAGGGCCGGTCGAGCGTCGTCACCAGGCGCCGCAGGTCCTCGTTGA
- a CDS encoding HEAT repeat domain-containing protein, giving the protein MTRSLTALCIALSFLMLAGCKGDPATPEYWESGIQQSRRAEDRIRMVEAMRSSGKMDERFLPMLHGQLGTERKPEVRAALARALGDLKHASSVEPLTKALDPAAGDMPAQLANKAIVATLGAIGDRSAIPALVPLLRAKDNYTRIEAVQVLGDMKAKEAVEPLITLATDDTVEPFLNKKAIEALGDIGDGRAAPALVRMLTKERKGKSFYVESSFALYQLGAPAADALLQALEGQDADLLKWARSNGVNPASYAMKAATVLGDLREKRAVATLLKQLAFTNTDPQIQALVRMQAADALARMRAQEAVKPLAGLVSETDATVRDSYVSALVRLGGRDALPALEKAAGTGDWYARELAVKGIAMLGDARELPLLQKLAAAEPARTAADCKQAEDEGCDDAAALGKQRADQIAGQSRLLEAAQACADNAGCWVQRMEKAEPRMLERAALEVGRSGAAEHASALASRLGERDTEARLALVLAVGWLVEGSQDAAKKLREASLPTMRKQLADEQGNTRFVSVNEDLRRLVTTLDRP; this is encoded by the coding sequence ATGACCCGCTCTCTGACCGCGTTGTGTATTGCGCTCTCGTTCCTGATGTTGGCTGGGTGCAAGGGGGACCCAGCGACCCCGGAGTACTGGGAGTCAGGCATTCAGCAGAGCCGGAGAGCGGAGGACCGCATCCGCATGGTGGAGGCCATGCGTTCGTCCGGGAAGATGGATGAGCGCTTCCTGCCCATGCTCCACGGGCAGCTCGGCACCGAGCGCAAGCCGGAGGTGCGCGCCGCGCTGGCCCGCGCGCTGGGAGACTTGAAGCATGCCTCTTCGGTGGAGCCGCTGACGAAGGCCCTGGACCCGGCGGCGGGCGACATGCCCGCGCAGCTGGCGAACAAGGCCATCGTCGCGACGCTGGGGGCCATTGGTGACCGCAGCGCCATCCCCGCGCTGGTGCCGCTGCTGCGCGCGAAGGACAACTACACGCGCATCGAGGCGGTGCAGGTGCTGGGCGACATGAAGGCGAAGGAAGCGGTGGAGCCGCTCATCACCCTGGCCACGGACGACACCGTGGAGCCCTTCCTCAACAAGAAGGCCATCGAGGCGCTGGGGGACATCGGTGACGGCCGCGCGGCGCCCGCGCTGGTGCGGATGCTGACCAAGGAGCGCAAGGGCAAGTCCTTCTACGTGGAGAGCTCCTTCGCGCTGTACCAGCTGGGCGCGCCCGCGGCGGACGCGCTGCTGCAGGCGTTGGAGGGCCAGGACGCGGACCTGCTGAAGTGGGCGCGGTCGAACGGCGTCAACCCCGCAAGCTACGCCATGAAGGCGGCGACGGTGCTGGGCGACCTGCGGGAGAAGCGGGCGGTGGCCACGCTGTTGAAGCAGCTGGCCTTCACCAACACGGACCCGCAGATTCAGGCGCTGGTGCGGATGCAGGCCGCGGACGCGCTGGCGCGCATGCGCGCACAGGAGGCGGTGAAGCCGCTGGCCGGGCTCGTGTCGGAGACGGACGCCACCGTGAGGGATTCCTACGTGAGCGCCCTGGTGCGCCTGGGCGGACGTGACGCGCTGCCCGCGCTGGAGAAGGCCGCGGGCACCGGAGACTGGTACGCGCGCGAGCTGGCGGTGAAGGGCATCGCCATGCTGGGCGACGCGCGCGAGCTGCCCTTGCTGCAGAAGCTCGCCGCGGCCGAGCCGGCGCGGACGGCGGCGGACTGCAAGCAGGCGGAGGACGAAGGCTGCGATGACGCGGCCGCGCTGGGCAAGCAGCGCGCGGACCAGATTGCGGGCCAGTCCAGGCTGCTGGAGGCCGCGCAGGCGTGCGCGGACAACGCGGGCTGCTGGGTGCAGCGCATGGAGAAGGCGGAGCCGCGGATGCTGGAGCGCGCGGCGCTGGAGGTCGGCCGTTCGGGCGCGGCCGAGCACGCGAGCGCGCTGGCCTCGCGGCTGGGAGAGCGCGACACCGAGGCCCGTCTCGCGCTGGTCCTCGCGGTGGGCTGGCTGGTGGAAGGCTCGCAGGACGCCGCGAAGAAGCTGCGCGAGGCGTCCCTGCCCACGATGCGAAAGCAGCTCGCGGACGAGCAGGGCAACACCCGGTTCGTCAGCGTCAACGAGGACCTGCGGCGCCTGGTGACGACGCTCGACCGGCCCTGA
- a CDS encoding LETM1 domain-containing protein, with amino-acid sequence MPLGYIPLFVPRMGLAWRSRSVPVLDFTKAGWLLPLLTETVAFEAGAPAPSAPPLGSGRARARAYLRRTLRASGLLYGTPADAPSAADVAQPTELQARVLEDQLFHAVVRTLALMALELGRLVGTPTAVRTEHLLVLFSVLTGELELAETVDAAIASGRPVSRRLTAKVEASLVKRSPVLAGDPVYGLVLHNGAQYADAQLFCRQAIDYFSRGALHRERAQRRLDFAARQKALLVDVLTGLACVDRVPGLPARRAILRQVESLRLPAAMTSELKAAVKQSFARRRPVRDVVRQVRSVDVRHFLLEQTLLAALVDGRKTRRERVFIRELAQALQVPDVELHRLELEMAEFYARHRAIVDVFTVSDAAGAMGEDLVAGIQETLEKNFYRLMQEVRETGDLAVLLTKAARRQALTGDERQRMRAQLVDVAKAIPALAIFAAPGGILLLAALGKVLPFSLLPSAFQEAAPAEEDFEGVGPEREAG; translated from the coding sequence ATGCCCCTGGGTTACATCCCGCTCTTCGTGCCGCGCATGGGCCTTGCCTGGCGCTCCAGGAGTGTTCCGGTGCTGGACTTCACCAAGGCGGGGTGGCTCTTGCCACTCCTGACGGAGACGGTCGCCTTCGAGGCGGGCGCGCCGGCTCCGTCCGCGCCGCCGCTGGGCTCCGGGCGGGCCCGGGCCCGCGCGTACCTGCGGCGGACGCTGCGCGCCAGTGGCTTGCTGTACGGCACGCCCGCGGACGCCCCCTCCGCGGCGGACGTGGCGCAGCCCACCGAGCTCCAGGCGCGCGTGCTGGAGGACCAGCTCTTCCACGCCGTGGTGCGGACGCTGGCGCTGATGGCGCTGGAATTGGGCCGGCTCGTGGGGACTCCAACGGCCGTTCGCACCGAGCATCTCCTGGTCCTGTTCTCGGTGCTCACCGGAGAGCTGGAGCTGGCGGAGACGGTGGACGCGGCGATTGCCTCGGGGCGTCCGGTGTCCCGGCGGCTGACGGCGAAGGTGGAAGCGTCGCTGGTGAAGCGCTCGCCCGTGCTGGCGGGGGACCCGGTGTACGGGCTGGTGCTGCACAACGGCGCGCAGTACGCGGACGCGCAGCTGTTCTGCCGGCAGGCCATTGACTACTTCTCGCGCGGCGCGCTGCACCGGGAGCGGGCGCAGCGGCGGCTGGACTTCGCGGCGCGGCAGAAGGCGCTGCTGGTGGACGTGCTGACGGGGCTTGCGTGTGTGGACCGGGTGCCGGGCCTGCCCGCGCGCCGCGCCATCCTGCGGCAGGTGGAGTCCCTGCGGCTGCCGGCGGCGATGACGTCCGAGCTCAAGGCCGCGGTGAAGCAGTCCTTCGCCCGCCGCCGCCCGGTGCGGGACGTGGTGCGCCAGGTGCGCAGCGTGGACGTGCGCCACTTCCTGTTGGAGCAGACGTTGCTGGCGGCGCTGGTGGATGGCCGCAAGACGCGGCGCGAGCGCGTCTTCATCCGCGAGCTGGCGCAGGCGCTCCAGGTCCCGGACGTGGAACTGCACCGGCTGGAGCTGGAGATGGCGGAGTTCTACGCCCGCCACCGCGCCATCGTGGACGTCTTCACCGTGTCGGACGCCGCGGGCGCCATGGGGGAGGACCTGGTGGCTGGCATCCAGGAGACGCTGGAGAAGAACTTCTACCGGCTGATGCAGGAGGTCCGCGAGACGGGCGACCTGGCGGTGCTGCTGACGAAGGCGGCCCGGCGTCAGGCGCTCACGGGCGACGAGCGCCAGCGCATGCGCGCGCAGCTCGTCGACGTGGCCAAGGCGATTCCCGCGCTGGCCATCTTCGCGGCGCCCGGCGGCATCCTGCTGCTCGCGGCGTTGGGGAAGGTGCTGCCCTTCAGCCTGCTGCCCAGCGCCTTCCAGGAGGCCGCGCCCGCCGAGGAGGACTTCGAGGGCGTGGGCCCGGAGCGAGAGGCCGGCTGA